The following proteins are encoded in a genomic region of Paenibacillus sp. FSL H3-0469:
- a CDS encoding proline--tRNA ligase — translation MRQTNLLVTTLREAPAEAETRSHQLLLRAGYIRQVAAGVYTYLPLGRRVLRRIEQIVRQEMESAGAQEVLMPSMQPAELWRESERYEVYGKELMKLRDRHDREFVLGPTHEEVVTALMRGEISSYRRLPLTVYQIQTKFRDERRPRSGLLRGREFLMKDAYSFDTDWEGLDLAYQVMYSAYERIFDRCGLKYRAVQANAGAIGGKGQNHEFMALSERGEDTVAVCSLCGYAANLEQAEVQSGAAPHRQDFAGRPAPERFHTPAQKTIQQLEQESQLRPQDIIKTLIYTGGGKTFAVLVRGDHGVNELKVQKYLSCGDIMLADAMHVQESAGTVNGYVGPAGLSVPVLVDAAVAAMTEAVTGAGDEDYHLRGVVPGRDFPLTQVGDFRNAVTGDSCPQCGEGELDFHQGIEVGHVFKLGTVYSEKLGADYLDADGRSQPMVMGCYGIGISRLLAAVAEQNNDDQGLVWPQSLAPYTVHILLMSIKDTAQRELAEALYARLTALGIDTLLDDRDERAGVKFKDAGLIGIPFALVVGKLAAEHRVEYMDRRTGNKEVIDMGEAVLRVSSLKSAPDTAFA, via the coding sequence ATGCGTCAAACCAATCTATTAGTTACTACTCTGCGCGAAGCTCCTGCCGAAGCAGAGACAAGGAGCCACCAGCTGCTGCTGCGTGCGGGATATATCCGGCAGGTGGCCGCCGGGGTATACACCTATTTGCCGCTCGGACGGCGGGTGCTGCGCAGGATAGAACAGATCGTGCGCCAGGAAATGGAGTCCGCCGGTGCGCAGGAGGTTCTTATGCCTTCCATGCAGCCAGCAGAGCTCTGGAGAGAATCGGAACGTTATGAGGTGTACGGCAAAGAGCTGATGAAGCTCCGCGACCGTCACGACCGTGAGTTCGTGCTGGGTCCGACCCATGAGGAAGTGGTTACGGCGCTAATGCGCGGAGAGATCAGCTCCTACCGGCGGCTGCCGCTGACCGTCTATCAGATCCAGACGAAGTTCCGGGATGAACGTCGTCCGCGCTCAGGACTTCTGCGGGGCAGGGAATTCCTGATGAAGGATGCCTATTCGTTTGATACGGACTGGGAAGGCCTGGATCTGGCCTATCAGGTGATGTACAGCGCTTATGAGCGGATCTTTGACCGCTGCGGCCTGAAGTACCGGGCGGTGCAGGCGAATGCCGGAGCGATTGGCGGCAAAGGCCAGAATCATGAATTCATGGCTCTGTCAGAGAGAGGCGAGGATACGGTAGCTGTGTGTTCCCTATGCGGATATGCTGCGAATCTGGAGCAGGCGGAAGTGCAGAGCGGGGCCGCGCCGCATAGACAAGATTTTGCCGGACGGCCTGCTCCAGAGCGATTCCATACCCCTGCCCAGAAGACCATTCAGCAGCTGGAGCAGGAGAGTCAGCTCAGACCGCAGGATATCATCAAGACATTAATCTACACGGGCGGAGGCAAGACATTTGCTGTGCTGGTCCGAGGCGATCATGGGGTGAATGAGCTGAAGGTCCAGAAGTACCTCAGCTGCGGTGACATTATGCTGGCTGATGCCATGCATGTACAGGAGAGCGCCGGAACCGTAAACGGTTATGTCGGTCCTGCCGGATTGTCTGTGCCTGTCTTGGTAGATGCTGCTGTTGCAGCGATGACTGAAGCAGTCACAGGCGCGGGGGATGAGGATTACCATCTGCGTGGAGTGGTGCCCGGCCGGGACTTTCCGCTGACGCAGGTGGGGGATTTCCGTAATGCGGTCACTGGCGACAGCTGTCCGCAGTGCGGGGAAGGGGAGCTGGATTTCCATCAGGGCATCGAGGTAGGGCATGTCTTCAAGCTGGGGACGGTCTACAGCGAGAAGCTGGGGGCAGATTATCTGGATGCAGACGGCCGCAGCCAGCCAATGGTAATGGGCTGCTACGGCATAGGAATCTCCCGCTTGCTGGCCGCAGTGGCTGAGCAGAACAACGATGACCAAGGGCTGGTTTGGCCGCAGAGCCTGGCTCCATATACGGTTCATATTCTGCTGATGTCTATCAAAGATACAGCACAGCGTGAGCTGGCCGAAGCCCTGTATGCACGGCTGACCGCCTTGGGCATCGATACCCTGCTGGACGACCGCGATGAGCGGGCCGGGGTCAAATTCAAGGATGCCGGACTAATCGGTATACCGTTTGCGCTGGTTGTCGGCAAGCTGGCCGCAGAGCACAGGGTTGAATACATGGACCGCAGAACGGGTAACAAGGAAGTAATTGATATGGGTGAGGCCGTGCTGCGCGTAAGCAGTCTGAAGTCCGCACCGGATACTGCTTTTGCTTGA